TGCCCACCATGACGCCAACAAATTGCATCGCGGCCAGCCAGATGGTCATGAACATCGCTTCCTCCATGCTGCCGGTAACATTCCTGAGCAGGGAGGGGCCAAAATACTGGATGACGTTTATGCCAGTCAGCTGATTGAATAAGGCCAGGCCTACGCCAATAACCAGGAAAACCAGGTTACGTTTATTAAATCGCAGTCGTTCATGAGAATGAGAAGGCCGAAGTTCAGATTGCAGTGACGTTTTGATCTCCCGCAGAACATTTTGTGCATGCCCTGCAGAGGAAATGCGCGTCAGGGTTTTTAGCGCCCGGTCATCATGACCGGCCATAACGTTCCAGCGGGGTGACTCGGGAATAAAACTGATAAAGATAAAAAACAGCAAGCAGGGGACAAATGCTGAACCCAGCATCCAGCGCCAACCGGTATCATTCAGCCATTCAGGCGTCGCGCCTTTGGCAATAAGATAATTGGTCAGCAGCACCAACACCTGCCCGCCCACACAACAAATCATATGCATGGTCATGGCACGGCCACGGTAATCTTTCGGCGCTACTTCGGCGATATAGACTGGTGAAACCACCGATGCCATGCCTATGCCCAGCCCGCCAATGATGCGAAACAGTACAAATATTTCAAAATTGGGAGCCAGAGCGGTGCCGATGACTGAGGCGACAAAAAGAAGGGCCGTCATCAGCAACGTCTTTTTGCGTCCGTAACGATCGGCAATATGCCCGGCAACCAGACATCCGAGAACGCATCCAATAATGACATTCGATACAGCCCAGCCGGTTTCGGCAGGGGAAAGACGATAGTGGTGGCTCAGGGGCTCAATAGCACCCGAAATAACCGATGAATCGTAGCCGAGCAGTAGTCCGCCAAGCGCTGCTACGCAGCAGATACCCATGACATAAGCAATATTATGGCGCTGATGAGAAACCGGCATGTTGTTCTCCCGCAGTATAAAGTGCAGGCAGTATCAAACATACATTCCATAATCTCCAACAATGAAACTTTCGTTTTTAGAGGTGGATCATGATTTTTTTAAATCAAGCAATGATAGATTTTTATCTTTAAGGGATAAGCCGTGATTCTCCTTAGGTTAGATTCAAATATTTTCGCGGGTCACCAGATCAAAGGGCAGGGTAATATGTACGGGATTAATATCATCCTCGCGAAAATGACTAATGATGACGCGGACGACCGTTTCTGCAATCAAATCAATTCGATGTCTGATCATCACTTCAATGCCGCCTTCAATAAGCGCAAGATCGCCATTCACCACCGGACCGTGGCAAAGTAGTTTTATGTGCTGGCGGTCGCTCTCTTTAATGGCTTTCAGGACGCCCTCGATCCCGCCACATGGCGCATAAATCATGGCGAGATCGCTGTGGTTTGCGAGCAACGTTGTTGCAGCTGAATATCCGCCTTCAACGCTTTCATGCGTTTTTAACGGCTCAAGGACCACATAACCGCTATTTTTTTCACGCAGGTAAGAGCGAAAGCTGATCTCACAGCTTTCCTGGCAGTTAAAACGATGGTCGCCCAGCAGAACGCCAATCACGTCCTGAGGTTGTAGTAAGCGATCGGCAAACCATCCGGCAGTACGTCCCGCTTTCTGATTATCCAGCCCGATATAACCGGCATGCCCACAGGGCGAGAAATCAGAAAAAAGGGCATAAACCCGCACGCCAGATGCGGCAACTTTTTTAATGGTATGTCGTATCAATGGGTGATCAAGGGCAACCAGGCCAATGGCATCAACCCGCTTTGCCAGCTTTTCAAGAGAAGCCGCCATGCTTTCTACATCCTGAATATCGAACCCTACAAATTCAGGTTCAGTGTGGGCGTATTGATAGGCGAAACGGCGTAATGAATCGGCAAACGGCTGATAAAACGAGTGATCTTTCGTTAACAGCATAAATCCCATGCGAACCGGCGTTTTCCCTGGCGTCTCTTCGCGGGCCATTACTTTCAGCATTGCTTCACGGTAGCCCAGGCGCTCTGCGGCCAGTAAAACCTTTTCCCGCGTCTCCTGACGTACCGGCGCGCGACGATTTAAGACGCGATCGACAGTTGCGACGCCGACGCCTGCTGCTTTGGCTACGGCTGCCATAGACACTTTTTTCATT
This Mixta hanseatica DNA region includes the following protein-coding sequences:
- a CDS encoding LacI family DNA-binding transcriptional regulator, which produces MKKVSMAAVAKAAGVGVATVDRVLNRRAPVRQETREKVLLAAERLGYREAMLKVMAREETPGKTPVRMGFMLLTKDHSFYQPFADSLRRFAYQYAHTEPEFVGFDIQDVESMAASLEKLAKRVDAIGLVALDHPLIRHTIKKVAASGVRVYALFSDFSPCGHAGYIGLDNQKAGRTAGWFADRLLQPQDVIGVLLGDHRFNCQESCEISFRSYLREKNSGYVVLEPLKTHESVEGGYSAATTLLANHSDLAMIYAPCGGIEGVLKAIKESDRQHIKLLCHGPVVNGDLALIEGGIEVMIRHRIDLIAETVVRVIISHFREDDINPVHITLPFDLVTRENI
- a CDS encoding sugar porter family MFS transporter; translation: MPVSHQRHNIAYVMGICCVAALGGLLLGYDSSVISGAIEPLSHHYRLSPAETGWAVSNVIIGCVLGCLVAGHIADRYGRKKTLLMTALLFVASVIGTALAPNFEIFVLFRIIGGLGIGMASVVSPVYIAEVAPKDYRGRAMTMHMICCVGGQVLVLLTNYLIAKGATPEWLNDTGWRWMLGSAFVPCLLFFIFISFIPESPRWNVMAGHDDRALKTLTRISSAGHAQNVLREIKTSLQSELRPSHSHERLRFNKRNLVFLVIGVGLALFNQLTGINVIQYFGPSLLRNVTGSMEEAMFMTIWLAAMQFVGVMVGMALIDRVGRKILLSVGSWGAALCLIMTFISFYAGIKGIASVIGLFGFMLIFGATWAQVVWTVIGEIFPNRLRAAGMGFSISAMWIANFLVSQSFPIMNKNPWLMAHFGGGFPLLIFAVCCLISWWFVRKYLPETKGVSLEKMEQLVLDRFALTSREENPRNVQPEEKAL